Proteins from one Salmo salar chromosome ssa07, Ssal_v3.1, whole genome shotgun sequence genomic window:
- the LOC106609071 gene encoding oligosaccharyltransferase complex subunit ostc isoform X3 — METLYGIPFAVLECPNIKLKKPSWLHMPSAMTVYAIVIVSYFLITGGAERQIFTLSARGFVFATFRLLVQRSNHLPYIALHEESASQADCYASAARRQGIIYDVIVEPPSVGSMTDEHGHQRPVAFLAYSGYLMG; from the exons ATGGAGACGTTATACGGTATACCTTTCGCAGTGTTGGAATGTCCAAATATAAAACTCAAAAAGCCGTCATGGTTGCACATGCCCTCGGCTATGACAGTCTATGCGATCGTTATTGTATCGTACTTTCTCATTACTGGAG gggcagaacgacagatttttaccttgtcagctcggggattcgtttttgcaaccttccggttactcgtccaacgctctaaccacctgccttacattgcactccacgaggagtctGCGTCGCAGGCTgactgttacgcgagtgcagcaagaagacaag GCATCATCTACGATGTCATTGTGGAACCACCTAGTGTGGGTTCAATGACTGATGAACATGGGCACCAGCGGCCAGTTGCGTTTTTGGCATACAG TGGGTACCTCATGGGTTAA
- the LOC106609071 gene encoding oligosaccharyltransferase complex subunit ostc isoform X4, whose product METLYGIPFAVLECPNIKLKKPSWLHMPSAMTVYAIVIVSYFLITGGIIYDVIVEPPSVGSMTDEHGHQRPVAFLAYSGYLMG is encoded by the exons ATGGAGACGTTATACGGTATACCTTTCGCAGTGTTGGAATGTCCAAATATAAAACTCAAAAAGCCGTCATGGTTGCACATGCCCTCGGCTATGACAGTCTATGCGATCGTTATTGTATCGTACTTTCTCATTACTGGAG GCATCATCTACGATGTCATTGTGGAACCACCTAGTGTGGGTTCAATGACTGATGAACATGGGCACCAGCGGCCAGTTGCGTTTTTGGCATACAG TGGGTACCTCATGGGTTAA
- the LOC106609071 gene encoding oligosaccharyltransferase complex subunit ostc isoform X2 codes for METLYGIPFAVLECPNIKLKKPSWLHMPSAMTVYAIVIVSYFLITGGIIYDVIVEPPSVGSMTDEHGHQRPVAFLAYRVNGQYIMEGLASSFLFTMGGLGFIILDRSNAPNIPKLNRFLLLFIGFVSVLLSFFMARVFMRMKLPGYLMG; via the exons ATGGAGACGTTATACGGTATACCTTTCGCAGTGTTGGAATGTCCAAATATAAAACTCAAAAAGCCGTCATGGTTGCACATGCCCTCGGCTATGACAGTCTATGCGATCGTTATTGTATCGTACTTTCTCATTACTGGAG GCATCATCTACGATGTCATTGTGGAACCACCTAGTGTGGGTTCAATGACTGATGAACATGGGCACCAGCGGCCAGTTGCGTTTTTGGCATACAG AGTGAATGGCCAGTACATCATGGAAGGGTTGGCCTCCAGTTTCCTCTTCACTATGGGAGGCTTGGGCTTCATAATCCTAGATCGCTCCAATGCCCCAAACATCCCTAAACTCAACCGCTTCCTCCTGCTGTTCATTGGTTTTGTAAGCGTCCTGCTCAGCTTCTTCATGGCCAGGGTGTTCATGAGAATGAAACTGCC TGGGTACCTCATGGGTTAA
- the LOC106609071 gene encoding oligosaccharyltransferase complex subunit ostc isoform X1 yields METLYGIPFAVLECPNIKLKKPSWLHMPSAMTVYAIVIVSYFLITGGAERQIFTLSARGFVFATFRLLVQRSNHLPYIALHEESASQADCYASAARRQGIIYDVIVEPPSVGSMTDEHGHQRPVAFLAYRVNGQYIMEGLASSFLFTMGGLGFIILDRSNAPNIPKLNRFLLLFIGFVSVLLSFFMARVFMRMKLPGYLMG; encoded by the exons ATGGAGACGTTATACGGTATACCTTTCGCAGTGTTGGAATGTCCAAATATAAAACTCAAAAAGCCGTCATGGTTGCACATGCCCTCGGCTATGACAGTCTATGCGATCGTTATTGTATCGTACTTTCTCATTACTGGAG gggcagaacgacagatttttaccttgtcagctcggggattcgtttttgcaaccttccggttactcgtccaacgctctaaccacctgccttacattgcactccacgaggagtctGCGTCGCAGGCTgactgttacgcgagtgcagcaagaagacaag GCATCATCTACGATGTCATTGTGGAACCACCTAGTGTGGGTTCAATGACTGATGAACATGGGCACCAGCGGCCAGTTGCGTTTTTGGCATACAG AGTGAATGGCCAGTACATCATGGAAGGGTTGGCCTCCAGTTTCCTCTTCACTATGGGAGGCTTGGGCTTCATAATCCTAGATCGCTCCAATGCCCCAAACATCCCTAAACTCAACCGCTTCCTCCTGCTGTTCATTGGTTTTGTAAGCGTCCTGCTCAGCTTCTTCATGGCCAGGGTGTTCATGAGAATGAAACTGCC TGGGTACCTCATGGGTTAA